The Medicago truncatula cultivar Jemalong A17 chromosome 4, MtrunA17r5.0-ANR, whole genome shotgun sequence genome includes a region encoding these proteins:
- the LOC11407924 gene encoding non-specific lipid transfer protein GPI-anchored 7 — MASLRIITFVSLMVLLMINTTEAQSTDIPSCATNLIPCADYLNSTKPPSSCCDPIKKTVETELTCLCNLFYAPGLLATFNINTTQALALSRNCGVTTDLTTCKHNGSAPAPTSGGSPPATTGGNKAAASRVSFTGFSFILLLASMMFN; from the exons atggctaGTCTCAGAATCATCACTTTTGTGTCATTGATGGTGTTGTTGATGATCAACACAACAGAGGCACAATCAACAGACATCCCTTCATGTGCTACAAACCTAATCCCATGTGCTGATTACCTTAATTCAACCAAACCACCTAGTTCTTGCTGTGATCCAATCAAAAAAACAGTTGAAACTGAACTCACATGTCTTTGTAACCTCTTCTATGCTCCTGGTTTGCTTGCAACCTTTAACATCAATACTACTCAAGCTCTTGCGTTGAGTCGTAACTGTGGTGTTACCACTGATCTTACCACTTGCAAACACA ATGGGTCAGCTCCAGCTCCTACTTCCGGCGGGTCCCCACCGG CTACAACAGGTGGTAATAAAGCAGCTGCAAGCAGAGTCTCATTCACTGGATTCTCTTTTATACTCTTATTGGCATCCATGATGTTCAATTAG
- the LOC112421312 gene encoding uncharacterized protein, whose amino-acid sequence MGENSGDGGKKVDDNSSNSEKKVDLVFFLGSNDNPGNVITPIQLRGLNYDEWSRAIRTSFQAKRKYGFVEGKIPKPTTPEKLEDWKAVQSMLIAWLLNTIEPSLRSTLSYYDDAESLWTHLKQRFCVVNGARICQLKASLGECKQGKGEEVSAYFGRLSRIWDELVTYVKKPTCKCEGCICDINKQVTDFSAEDYLHHFLMGLDGAYATIRSNLLSQDPLPNIDQAYQRVIQDERLRQGEYSIQQNRDNVMAFKVAPDTRGKSKLVDNSDKFCTHCNREGHDERTCFQIHGFPEWWGDRPRGGRGSGRGGATTGRDTTGRSGGRGRGTYNALARANKATTSSRSIGGNSGQSHAPPHSSEAAGISGITPAQWQQILDALNISKTKDRLHGPDDEDVDWSR is encoded by the exons ATGGGTGAGAACAGTGGTGATGGCGGGAAGAAAGTTGACGACAACAGTAGTAACAGCGAGAAGAAGGTGgacttggttttttttctcGGCTCTAATGACAATCCCGGCAACGTGATTACACCAATACAATTGCGTGGTCTGAATTATGATGAATGGTCAAGGGCAATTCGAACCTCGTTCCAAGCAAAGAGAAAATACGGTTTTGTGGAAGGGAAAATCCCAAAACCAACGACACCTGAGAAATTGGAGGACTGGAAAGCAGTGCAGTCGATGCTCATAGCGTGGTTGCTCAACACTATCGAGCCATCACTGCGCTCTACTCTTTCTTATTATGATGATGCAGAATCATTGTGGACACATCTTAAGCAGCGCTTTTGCGTTGTGAATGGGGCTCGTATATGTCAATTAAAGGCATCGCTAGGAGAATGCAAGCAAGGCAAAGGTGAAGAGGTGTCGGCCTACTTTGGCCGTCTGTCTCGTATATGGGACGAACTTGTGACTTATGTCAAAAAGCCAACATGCAAATGTGAAGGTTGCATCTGTGATATCAACAAACAAGTCACTGATTTCAGTGCTGAAGACTATCTGCATCATTTTCTTATGGGCCTTGATGGGGCTTATGCAACAATTCGATCAAATTTGCTTTCTCAAGATCCGTTACCAAACATTGATCAAGCATATCAGCGAGTCATACAGGATGAGAGGTTGCGGCAAGGAGAATATTCAATTCAACAGAACCGTGATAATGTCATGGCTTTTAAAGTTGCTCCCGATACACGAGGTAAATCTAAACTTGTGGACAATTCTGACAAATTCTGTACTCACTGCAACAGAGAAGGACACGACGAACGCACATGTTTTCAGATTCATGGATTCCCTGAGTGGTGGGGAGATCGTCCTCGTGGTGGTCGTGGATCGGGTCGTGGCGGAGCAACAACAGGGAGAGACACAACAGGCCGTTCTGGAGGACGTGGCAGGGGCACCTATAACGCACTTGCACGAGCCAACAAAGCCACGACAAGTAGCCGTAGTATTGGTGGTAATAGTGGACAGTCTCATGCACCACCACACTCAAGTGAGGCAGCAGGTATATCAGGCATTACTCCGGCGCAATGGCAACAAATTCTTGACGCTTTGAATATTTCCAAAACCAAGGATCGCCTGCACG GACCGGACGACGAGGACGTTGATTGGAGCAGGTGA